A single Musa acuminata AAA Group cultivar baxijiao chromosome BXJ2-1, Cavendish_Baxijiao_AAA, whole genome shotgun sequence DNA region contains:
- the LOC135598078 gene encoding nudix hydrolase 17, mitochondrial-like translates to MVSLVSRQGRQLQRYTKSGGRLVVGCIPYKFSPRGEGLDKSMEVLVISSPKGNGLLFPKGGWETDETIKEAASREALEEAGVQGNVERKLGRWRYKSRTYDAYYEGIMFPLNVTEELGDWPEMHARQRKWVTVAEAKEGCQHPWMKEALERLVKRLSDSGRRRSSSSTIAAS, encoded by the exons atggtGTCGTTGGTGTCGCGACAGGGCAGGCAGTTGCAGCGCTACACCAAGAGCGGGGGTCGCCTCGTCGTCGG GTGCATTCCTTACAAGTTTAGCCCCCGCGGTGAAGGCCTCGACAAGTCGATGGAGGTCCTCGTCATCAGCTCGCCCAAAGGCAATGGGTTGCTGTTCCCGAAG GGTGGTTGGGAGACGGACGAGACCATAAAAGAAGCAGCCTCGCGGGAGGCATTGGAGGAAGCTGGCGTGCAAGGGAACGTCGAG CGTAAGCTTGGGAGATGGAGGTACAAGAGCAGAACGTACGATGCATACTATGAGGGCATCATGTTCCCTCTGAATGTTACCGAGGAACTGGGAGATTGGCCTGAGATGCATGCGAGACAACGCAAATGG GTGACGGTGGCCGAAGCCAAAGAGGGATGCCAGCATCCATGGATGAAGGAAGCACTTGAGAGATTGGTGAAGCGGCTCTCCGATTCCGgcaggaggaggagcagcagcagcactaTCGCAGCATCTTAG